The nucleotide window GCAAAGTTTGTGTTCTTCTGGTGGCCAGAAGCTATCGAAAAGCAATGGAAGTCTGAATACCCTAGGCAGGCTAAACAGTCCGCCACATCGTGGGCCTCTGAAGTCAACAAACAACCATCCTGTCAACCATCAAGAAAGTGAAAGCGAGGAGAATGACAGCCTGTCTGACTCTAGACAAAATTCATATAACAGCTTTTCTGGTTACAGCCCTGGATTCAGTGTAGCCCATGGTCAAATTAGTGCATCTACTGGACATATCAACCATATTGGAGGATCATTAGACCGAGGATCACGAGCAGCTCGAGACATGGTATCTGGAGAGAAGATGCCTTTGTCCTGCAAGAGCATGGCAACTCTGAGCCGTTTGCAGTGTTCAGGAGAACCTCCTCCACCATATGAGTATTCTCAATCTGTAGAAGATGTAGCCCGTCAACTAGAAGAAAAACTTCATGAGAAAGGTGTTGAACTGAGACAACTAAGAAGGAACCCAAGTGACAAAGATGATCCCTTTGCTCAGGTAAGTGGATGTTCATAATGGCCATGTTGTATGAGATAGTTGACCCAGTTGACCAACTTAAAATATTGCAAGTAAAAGCACAAGAAAGTCAAGAATTTTAAATACTGCTAGTATTCCATAAACAGGTATTTATAAACTTGGAATTTTGATTTGAACTTTCTAGACAAATTGACTAGTCTATTCTCTAGTATAGCCCCTTCTCCTGTTATGTATTGGCCTCGCCTGTTCTGAAAGTGTCGTTTTACTGCCTTTGCTGGGTCAGCATCTTTGCCCATCCGCTTGCcaccctacataaccttttatgtagctgctgggGGAGGAGTGAATAAGAATACTACAGAGtgtcatttgagggacagctcaAAGTCTGCTGTGGTTGTGGACATTGCAATTGCCAGCGCCCCACAGCAATCTCAGAGCTACTGGATGCAAGTACAGTACAATGTTTGGTGCATTGATTAGTCTGGAAAGTGTGCTTGAAAATAGAGAACAGACGTGATTCTACAAAATATAATGACATACATTGGGTATGCAGCCTGAAAAGAAGATGGAACACacgcaaaataaaaacattttattccagcTGTTTTTACAACAGTTCAGACACAAACAACTAGAATCACTGAATTGGTAAAGATTCCATCCCTAGGTTTCCCCACCCTTTTACAAAACGTTTACAAAATTGTTCCAGCTCAGTCAAACTGGACCATTGGTGGACTGCAAACTTCAAGTCAATCCACAGATCTTCAGAGGGGTTACATCTGGGTTTTCACTAGGTCCATGTAAGGATATTTACATGTTTCCCCATCAGACTCCTTTAGTCAGTTTGCTGTGTGCTTCACATGCGTGTCATGTTGTAAGTTGAACCTTCTTCAAATTGTCAACCTACTGGCagaggacagaaatttttttctatttatcctGACAAGTTACCCAGTCCCTGCTGCAGATAAACCCCTCCAAATAAGATGCTACTATCTTCAAGCTTTACTGTAGGTTTGGTGTACTGGTTGGTGAGGTGTATTGGTTTTTCACCAGATTTACAATTCCAGTAGACTTCAAAATTATTGAGATGTCTTTGGCAAAgcaaagttgaattttttttttgtaattattattattttgttccaCAGCTGTTTATATTTACATCCAGGTAAAAGATATACAAGTTGCATATATGCAGTACAAACATGTATATTTTGAAGGGGGTGTTTCTTTTCTGTACCCAATGTACATCATTCCAGTCTCTGTTCCTGTTGTGGACAGAACATTAgaaggtatttattatttaagcaTTTAGGGGTTCTCAATATGATGATTTATGGTCACATTAAAGAAAACTGACAGAGTTGAAATTCTAAAGTGAATATCAGTTACCCTTACGTGGAGGCAGAACTAAAAATTCCTTTAAGACCCAAGCCAATCTGTTAAAACGCCAAGCCCAGCATTGTCtactcattatttatttacaccaACACCTACACACAGGATAACAGCAGTAATCAGCAAAAGTGCCCTGCTTTGTAATTCTGTGCTCCTAATGGAAAAGTAATTTGAAGAAGAACTGTAGTTACCAGAGGCATTGCTATCCATTCTCTCTTTCAAATTAGGAAAGGCTCTGAGTTTTCTGAGAATACTGATGGTCTTCCTGTCATTTTGAACCAATGGTTTCAGAACATGAAGCAATCAGTAGTATTGACTTTTATAGCTGTGGCTTTAGGAACTAAGATTGGAAGGTGAGACAGCCAGAGCACTAGCATTTTCATAAAGTACAAGGCAGTCTcaacttttctttattatggGTTCTCTTTTGAAAGtggatatgtatttttaatttttttttttttgcaggtatttgAGGACAAGCGTCGTTTATGGATGGAGGAACTTGATGAATTAAAACAGATGTATGTGTCCAAACTGCAGCAGATCTCCCAGCAGGCACTGCGCAGCCAAAGGGCCTTGCAGCTACAGCTGTATAAAGTACAGCAGGAAAAAAAGCGACTTCATGAGGAACTAAACTCTATGCGGAAGGAATGTGAGCAGCTCCGCCAAAAACAGACCCCTCAGCCTGAAAACCTTAGCCCTAAGCTGGAGGAATCTAAATGGGAGGTAATAAAGTGTTGTTGGACACATGTACCATTCCTATTTTGGTAGAACAGTCCTGATGTATTGCTCTATATGAAAAGggcttaaagctgaagtttaagcTGCTAATGTTTTGCCTTCACTGGTCCTTCATCCCATTCATcacattttttagcaattttgtAAGCAATTTAGACTACACAAACACACAACGCTTCCCCGATAACTGATACTTGGTGCTACTGACACCAAGTAGTCTTCAAACACCTgcacctattttttattttttctcttattttctcCTGAGTGtgtgtttttagatttgtatttcaaaggttttattgaatttttttagaaataaattacaGCAGTTACATTGTAGGCAGcaaaaaatatacctaaacaaaTGTTCCACACATGGATTAGTGCTGTTTACATATGGTTttggcataataaaaaataaaaacagaacaaaaaaaatagtgttaaaaCAGTttagacaaaaaagaaacattaaatatataatggtCAAATATGCAGAAACTttcctcaaaaaagaaaaagaaaaaaagtcaaaacataaGTGTTTTGAGATTTGCTGAATCAAGATAGCTAATGATTCTTTCAGGGTGCAAATCTATTTTTCAGGGCTGGATCCAACAGTTCTATAACTACTTTAGATATACTACATTGTATTCAGGGAAACCTTGTCTCCATGACCCTTACATCTCCAAATCACTTTCAACTCCCTTCTTAATGTTATCATTTGTCAACCTGGCATCTTGCTGCATCACCAAATATACCTCATCAATTAATGTAGCTTTGAGCAGCCTTTTCATGTGATTACTATTTCTAGTTCTGTCAAGTTCTActatttctctttttgtttagATCTAACATAGAGTGCATTTCCAGTGCTGCTTACCCTCAATCTTTGTCACCCTTTTTGAAGTGTATGTAGTCAGCTGTGTAATTGGAAAGTAGTGGGTTCCCCTAGGTCAGGGGTTAGAAGTACATGAAACCCTCTATAAACAATTTCACTACCATACATTTTATACTAATCTTTTACTGATGAAACACAACATTACCCTCATGCATGGTCATTGTATACATAGAAACACAAATACTACATAGATATATACATTCATGacaaaaagaaagtacattttgcatatcaggacataataaaaaatcacgTTGTGTTTAGCAGGTCCTACAATTATTTAAACACAATCTCAGATAAATAACATATGATAGATTACACcattggattattattttttttttaaacaaagacttAGTCAAGTGCGGAAGCAATGTGTGAAAAGTACACCCATACCACttccatagaaaaaaagaatctaaaaaaCGTAGATCTTTTTAAAGAAACCATAAatcataattttacaaaataaatacagacaccTGAAGATATTTGTTTGGTACACAAAAAAATTGGTGCTGTGTTCCCTACAGTTTAACATTTTGTAGTTTATTAGTGAACTAGCATAGTCTATTATCgcttcaagaaaaacaaaatcttctgCTTATTTAAACGTTTTTTGTTGCCTGCAATTTTCCATcccacattttatataaatgaaatctTGACAAGGTCTGTAATTATGTAGTCTAGGTAAAATCCATCTATGTGATTTTTTAAGTCACAGAATTTAGTTGTTTTCCTGAAAAAATACTTCAGTCCCCCTCAACAAAAGATTTAATTAGCCGAAAGGAAATTccaaataaatctgtttttattcttaCATGGATAATGCAAAATTGTTATTGTAGAACACAATGTTGCTTTTTATTAGGTATGTGTAAatgttgttacatttttaaaggtttacatcatgggcctgatttattaaagctctccaagactggagaagatacagtttcatcagtgaatctgggtgatccagcaaacctggaatggattcaaagACCTTTGCTGTTTGCATTTTCAGTATCAGAGACCTGTAATTGCAGCCTTTATATTTATGTGAATTGGCCTCATTCTGCCATTACATATTCATTTTGTGGTTCTTGATTTGAAGAAGTTTTGTGCTTTTATATCATTGCAAGCCTATGGACAATGCTATGTAAATACTTCTGTTGAAAACAATATACTTTCTGGGGGacagatatataaaaactgtaGCAGAGATTTTTAGAACAAATGCCATTTTcctgaaggaaaaataaaatctagTTGCTAGGAATGGGTTACAACTGCAGTTTATTGGCTcctgttttattgcataatttCCTACATGCCTTATCCTGTAACTGATTTTTTGTATAACAATCATTCATTAGAAATGTGTATTACATTATCATACATATTCCAGTTCCCTGACAGTGTAAAAATCTGCATATAAGCATTAAAATGAAATTTGtcaacaaggtaaaataaaaaaatacttgcagGCAAAATTGTTCCCTGTATACGGAAGTGAAATTACAGTAATGAACCTgactaaaatattataaacaaagtTGCAGAAATTGTAATTTTAGTTATACGGCAAATCTACATGCATGTAACCCCgtaagatatacagtatatttttactaatcagatattatattcattttgcaGATTTCTCAGAAAGCTGGCGAGATCTCTCTTCTAAAACGTCAGCTTAAAGATTCACAAGCTGAAATTACACAGAAAATGGGGGAGGTTTTCCTGATGAAGACACAACTTCGAGAAGCAAAAGCGATGgctagagagaaagaaagagagtcAGCAGATCTAAAAGCCCGTCTTCAGACTTTTGAAGATTCCAAAGACAAACTTTCTCCAGCTTCAATAATGGACACCCATGGAAACCCAAAAGAAGGTTTGGATGCTGTGGACATTGAGAGAATAAGAGCTGAACTGATGTTGGAGAGACGTCAGAGTGAAGCCCAGATGCTGAGTTTtgagaatgaaagaaaaacatggaaagaagaaaaggataAAGTACTAAGATACCAGAAAGAAATCCAGGCCAGCTACTTGGAAATGTTTTATCGTAATCAGGCTCTTGAAAAGCAGATCCAAGAACTGCGACAGGTTCCAGTACAGTCTCTGAACACCCCACCACTTTGGATGGATGCCATGGAATCATTTGAGACAACATGAAACACAGAACAAGCTGTGATATTACTTTTAAGCTAAAATCTGTACAGGGTAACAGAACACTTTTATTTATGTGCTGGGACAATGTGAGGATTCCTCGATGAGAACTGCTGTGTTCAGGGAAATTTATGGTGTTGCACCCTAAAGACCAACGACACTTGCCTATTACAAGTCTTCTCTCACTGACAAGTAGGCAGTCAAAAATGAAGTGATATTTTAGGTTGATGACATGCCATATATTACATGGAGTAAAGTGCTACCATTGATTGTCCATGGGGAAACACGCATTTATGACTTTGTACAATGGCAAACACTGGATTTTATGGCTTTATTGATATACAGTCTGAAGGTAATTCTACAATGTTAACAATGAGAAGGTATTGTTCTTGAAACCTCCATGTATTAAGGTCATGCAGCACTTTTACTCCTTACCTGTGGCCACTTATCCCTTGTGGTTTATGGCACCATGGGCTAtactatcctatttttttaatatgagctGTGAAGACAAACCTATGTGTTAGGAGCTTTTAATACTTTCAATTTCTATGTGATGAAAATGTCAAAGTAAATCAAGTTGCAGCAAAATGGCCTACTGCAGGCTTCCCTGATAATCTGGCCAAAGAGTGTAAATGCTGGTTAGACTACTGAATGTTTTTGACCATAATTCAGCTGGTAGATAATAGAAACAAGCTTCAAAGAAGGCATGCTAACTCCATGAATTTCTCATGGCAATAGTAGGCTATTAGCCAGAAAATCCAGTCTTGTAATCCTTTTAATTTAGAACTAGATTTACTAAGCCTTAAAAAGGAATTAACCTGTAGATGTTCCCAAGAAAACAACCAGGGAGCAAAGGACAAGCCACCAGCATCACTTGTAGGCTCCCTGGGGGTAATAGTTTAGCTAATATTGACTCACCATGATTTGATTTGTACTGTGTCTGTGCGTGGATGTGACCACATATGTAGAGGggcatttttttgttatgtgcCCCTTTGGAAGCCATTGAGCATTCATTGCTCCCCATACACAATTATTTGCCCACTGTGCAGACACATATAGACCAGAGACCTGCCCCAAATGCAGTGTCACTGTATCCCCCTCCTTCCAGTTAATGAATCACAATGTGGTTTGTGATGTATAGAATAAAAAGCTTTATTAGTCTAGCGTGACTAAGTCA belongs to Pyxicephalus adspersus chromosome 2, UCB_Pads_2.0, whole genome shotgun sequence and includes:
- the N4BP3 gene encoding NEDD4-binding protein 3 produces the protein MAAAQTFSLACDPGNQLLRSFSSDVSYRCNMGSVSSLIEKHDFSPDDFRLDFKPLPDSHSPGNLLKRSLNQRELLSYLSITKKDGKSSKKMHSGLGFRREHSMDGEENDYPGLYQKEYRGTDFTKSSLPERGRFEKSRFGPSALKPSNGKNFMSMQSLCSSGGQKLSKSNGSLNTLGRLNSPPHRGPLKSTNNHPVNHQESESEENDSLSDSRQNSYNSFSGYSPGFSVAHGQISASTGHINHIGGSLDRGSRAARDMVSGEKMPLSCKSMATLSRLQCSGEPPPPYEYSQSVEDVARQLEEKLHEKGVELRQLRRNPSDKDDPFAQVFEDKRRLWMEELDELKQMYVSKLQQISQQALRSQRALQLQLYKVQQEKKRLHEELNSMRKECEQLRQKQTPQPENLSPKLEESKWEISQKAGEISLLKRQLKDSQAEITQKMGEVFLMKTQLREAKAMAREKERESADLKARLQTFEDSKDKLSPASIMDTHGNPKEGLDAVDIERIRAELMLERRQSEAQMLSFENERKTWKEEKDKVLRYQKEIQASYLEMFYRNQALEKQIQELRQVPVQSLNTPPLWMDAMESFETT